A genomic window from Candidatus Tumulicola sp. includes:
- a CDS encoding copper amine oxidase N-terminal domain-containing protein, whose amino-acid sequence MRAMRNNAAPLALTLSLVAALSLCGPARAASPSIVLNGQALQTDVPPIVIGSHVLVPLRDIVDRLGGAVSYDAASGSIAVRQGGRIIQLALGSAVAYVNGRRVALDASPREFAGRVMVPLRVLTDALGATADYNPETSVVAIVTGVRPGSFVAAVGGPPRLPSGYATNVTSAPALASSVIDQRPAPETLVGTQYPQIYGRFQGGSAAVNPSTVTVTFDGADVTAESTVSSAYFAYTPRYALDSGRHSVAVSGQSDDGTPFSDQWTFRVDAGSLSYVSSMLDYAPNYSYGYRRYGFCPPGFSLYTPGPLFLVAGNVVEIIFFSRFYPYGSGFVTIVGLPGQFYLTPWPGYPGYFWTTAVVPYGVLSQRAVVSAHFMASNGKTVVVHSTAPLRIDGMRRTLPDNVRYAVMPSLINRPLSPSKLVVFDRLAVQPRRVVLPVGGAQYVRSIQPVRAPVTIDPVHPVTVDPNKGTVIVPVSGGVNGNPVPVTVQPPPPPAPPKPVERAPQPVSAHPLPNPTAVPH is encoded by the coding sequence ATGCGCGCCATGCGCAACAACGCCGCCCCGCTCGCCCTCACGCTCTCGCTTGTGGCCGCCCTGAGTCTGTGCGGACCGGCTCGTGCCGCATCGCCAAGCATCGTGCTGAATGGTCAGGCGCTGCAGACCGATGTTCCGCCGATCGTGATCGGAAGCCACGTTCTCGTTCCGTTGCGCGACATCGTCGACCGGCTCGGCGGTGCGGTCTCCTATGACGCTGCGTCCGGCTCCATCGCCGTACGCCAAGGCGGGCGCATCATCCAACTCGCGCTCGGCAGCGCAGTGGCCTACGTCAATGGCCGGCGCGTGGCGCTCGACGCCTCGCCGCGCGAGTTCGCCGGGCGCGTCATGGTGCCGCTGCGAGTTTTGACGGACGCGCTGGGCGCAACGGCCGACTACAATCCGGAGACCAGCGTGGTGGCGATCGTCACCGGGGTCAGGCCGGGCAGTTTTGTCGCGGCGGTCGGCGGCCCGCCGCGCCTCCCGAGCGGCTACGCGACGAACGTGACGAGCGCTCCGGCCTTGGCCAGCTCGGTGATCGATCAGCGGCCCGCTCCTGAGACGCTGGTCGGCACGCAGTACCCGCAGATCTACGGACGTTTTCAGGGCGGCTCAGCGGCGGTCAATCCGTCAACCGTGACGGTGACGTTCGACGGCGCCGACGTCACGGCTGAATCAACGGTTTCTTCCGCCTATTTCGCGTACACCCCGCGCTACGCGCTGGACTCGGGCCGGCATAGCGTCGCCGTGAGCGGGCAAAGCGATGACGGAACGCCGTTTTCGGATCAGTGGACCTTCCGCGTGGACGCGGGGAGCCTCTCCTATGTGTCGTCCATGCTCGACTACGCGCCCAACTATTCCTACGGCTACCGGCGCTACGGTTTCTGCCCGCCCGGCTTCTCGCTCTACACGCCCGGACCGCTGTTCCTCGTGGCCGGCAACGTGGTCGAGATCATTTTCTTCAGCCGCTTCTATCCGTATGGGTCGGGCTTTGTGACTATCGTCGGCCTGCCGGGCCAGTTCTACCTGACGCCGTGGCCGGGCTATCCGGGCTACTTCTGGACGACGGCTGTCGTGCCGTATGGCGTGTTGTCACAACGCGCGGTGGTTTCTGCGCATTTCATGGCGTCGAACGGGAAGACCGTCGTGGTGCATTCGACGGCGCCGCTGCGGATCGACGGCATGCGCCGCACGTTGCCGGATAACGTCCGCTACGCGGTGATGCCGTCGCTCATCAACCGGCCGCTGTCGCCGAGCAAGCTGGTCGTCTTCGATCGACTGGCCGTGCAGCCGCGGCGCGTCGTGCTGCCGGTCGGCGGAGCGCAATACGTCCGCTCGATCCAACCCGTGCGCGCGCCGGTGACCATCGATCCGGTTCATCCCGTCACGGTCGATCCAAACAAAGGCACTGTGATCGTGCCCGTCTCGGGGGGCGTCAACGGCAATCCGGTGCCCGTGACGGTTCAGCCGCCGCCGCCGCCCGCGCCCCCCAAGCCGGTCGAGCGCGCGCCACAGCCTGTAAGCGCGCACCCGCTCCCAAACCCGACGGCTGTGCCGCACTAA
- a CDS encoding SRPBCC family protein produces the protein MIKDAPELVVDKTVRINAPREHVFKLLSDPKEMKRWEPITSFEARVGGRYQFEKGEWIAVGEIIEYDPPRAIAYTWDWKNSPLGSRTVVRYELEADGKATVVRLTHTGFIDAERAKMHGEGWAYYNDRLKVAAEGGDPGPDVME, from the coding sequence ATGATCAAGGACGCCCCCGAGCTCGTGGTCGACAAGACCGTCCGCATCAACGCGCCGCGCGAGCACGTGTTCAAATTGCTGTCCGATCCCAAGGAGATGAAGCGCTGGGAACCCATCACCTCGTTCGAAGCGCGGGTCGGCGGCCGCTATCAATTCGAAAAGGGCGAGTGGATCGCGGTCGGCGAGATCATCGAATACGATCCGCCGCGCGCAATCGCGTACACCTGGGACTGGAAGAACAGCCCGCTCGGCTCGCGCACGGTCGTGCGGTATGAGCTGGAAGCCGACGGCAAGGCTACGGTAGTGCGGCTCACGCACACCGGGTTCATCGACGCCGAGCGTGCGAAGATGCACGGCGAAGGATGGGCGTACTACAACGATCGGCTCAAAGTCGCGGCCGAGGGCGGCGATCCGGGTCCGGACGTCATGGAGTAG
- a CDS encoding metalloregulator ArsR/SmtB family transcription factor: MDTYGQIFDALGDPTRRAILERLKRGPRAVGELADRLPVSRPAVSQHLKILKEAGLVTERQNGTRRLYRVNTERLAGVRAYLDAFWTTALANLKAIAESDQRRRSQ, encoded by the coding sequence GTGGATACTTACGGACAGATCTTCGACGCGCTGGGCGACCCGACTCGCCGCGCCATTCTCGAACGCTTGAAACGCGGACCGCGCGCGGTGGGCGAGTTGGCCGACCGTTTGCCGGTGAGCCGCCCGGCGGTGTCCCAACACTTGAAGATCCTCAAAGAGGCCGGACTCGTGACTGAGAGGCAGAACGGCACGCGCAGACTGTATCGGGTGAACACCGAGCGGCTGGCGGGCGTGCGCGCATATCTGGATGCCTTCTGGACCACGGCGCTGGCCAACCTCAAGGCCATCGCCGAGAGCGATCAAAGAAGGAGAAGTCAATGA
- a CDS encoding sodium:proton antiporter, with protein sequence MPLRIPYTVWLVVVGLIIGLLPHPQAIELTPRLVLFVFLPPLLFAGGWSIDTDELAKNWALVTLLATLGVVLGIAISYVLLVFGAHMGSETALIFGAVVAATDPVAVLALFRAMRINATVQTVVEGESLFNDGTAAVTFTVLLATLAQSRASLDVPAALWYFALLTAGGVAVGVVVGYAVRLLFRVVARRLPLVAILTAIAAYGAYFIADYLGVSGIMAVVFAAIVAAGSRSLSRLSDQDRAWVGSFWAVVAFVANTGVFVLIGVSIHMADIAAIWPAALLGIAAVMLGRPLIVHLFAPVSALLGRPLKPSWKNAIALAGMRGALSMALALSLPVGFPDRALLVSMVFAVVLFTIVVQGALLEPLLRGMGLIGERPAQAAGLEGRP encoded by the coding sequence ATGCCGCTGCGCATTCCGTACACGGTCTGGCTCGTCGTCGTGGGTTTGATCATCGGCCTCTTGCCGCATCCTCAAGCCATCGAGTTGACGCCGCGGTTGGTGCTCTTCGTCTTTCTGCCGCCGCTGCTGTTCGCCGGCGGCTGGAGCATTGACACGGATGAACTCGCGAAGAACTGGGCGCTGGTGACGTTGCTCGCGACGCTGGGCGTCGTGCTCGGCATCGCGATCTCTTATGTGCTTCTTGTGTTCGGGGCGCACATGGGGAGCGAAACCGCGCTCATCTTCGGTGCCGTCGTTGCGGCCACCGACCCTGTCGCCGTCTTAGCGCTGTTCCGCGCGATGCGCATCAATGCTACCGTGCAGACGGTCGTCGAAGGGGAGAGCCTGTTCAACGACGGCACGGCGGCTGTCACCTTCACGGTGCTGCTCGCGACGCTCGCGCAGTCGCGCGCGAGTCTCGACGTGCCCGCAGCGCTCTGGTATTTCGCGCTGCTCACCGCGGGCGGCGTCGCCGTCGGAGTCGTCGTCGGCTACGCCGTGCGGCTGCTCTTCAGAGTTGTCGCAAGGCGACTGCCGCTCGTCGCGATATTGACCGCGATCGCGGCGTACGGCGCATATTTCATCGCGGACTATTTGGGCGTTTCAGGCATCATGGCGGTCGTTTTCGCCGCGATCGTGGCGGCCGGCTCGCGCAGCCTCAGCAGATTGTCCGACCAGGATCGCGCGTGGGTCGGTAGCTTCTGGGCGGTGGTCGCGTTCGTCGCGAACACCGGAGTGTTCGTGTTGATCGGCGTGTCCATCCACATGGCCGACATCGCGGCAATCTGGCCCGCAGCACTACTGGGAATCGCGGCCGTCATGCTGGGCCGCCCCCTTATCGTGCATCTGTTCGCGCCGGTCTCGGCGCTGCTCGGCCGACCGCTTAAGCCGTCATGGAAAAACGCGATCGCGCTGGCCGGCATGCGCGGCGCTTTGTCGATGGCGCTCGCGTTGAGTCTGCCGGTCGGATTCCCGGACCGCGCGCTGCTCGTCTCCATGGTCTTCGCGGTCGTGCTCTTCACGATCGTCGTGCAAGGCGCGTTGCTCGAGCCGCTGCTGCGCGGCATGGGCCTGATCGGCGAGCGACCCGCGCAGGCCGCCGGACTTGAGGGGCGGCCTTGA
- the alr gene encoding alanine racemase produces the protein MAEARSWLEIDLGAVVANAQALARRAAPARLCAVVKSNAYGHGLVHVARALAGSDLDGLRFGVFAAGEAFALREAGIEHPIFVVGPVADDDLAAAAQARLELAILDEGDVDRVAARRIGAHVKIDTGTNRFGVARAQAAGTLRRCAELGVGVVGLYSHLANAEDLDKEFTLAQLAALKKVAAEYPGTKAPALHIAASAAAMMWPETRLDMVRCGIALYGEWPSPEVRAAMAGDAPAFALRPALRWFAPIAQIRDVGKGDSVGYGCAFVPERDSRIAVLPLGYADGLPRAAGNGRMRVRIGEARAPIVGRVCMNACMLDVSDVRSSPARQTVAELDIEDLARAAGTINYEILARLPGHLERRYQGRIAT, from the coding sequence GTGGCTGAAGCCCGCTCCTGGCTGGAAATCGACCTCGGCGCGGTGGTCGCCAACGCCCAGGCGTTGGCGAGGCGGGCGGCGCCTGCGCGCCTTTGCGCGGTGGTCAAATCCAACGCCTACGGCCACGGCCTGGTGCACGTGGCCCGGGCCTTGGCCGGCTCGGATTTGGACGGACTTCGGTTCGGTGTCTTCGCCGCCGGCGAGGCGTTCGCGTTGCGCGAAGCCGGGATCGAGCATCCCATCTTCGTCGTCGGACCGGTTGCTGATGACGATTTGGCCGCGGCCGCGCAAGCCCGCCTCGAGTTGGCGATCCTCGACGAGGGCGACGTCGACCGCGTCGCTGCCCGGCGTATCGGCGCGCACGTCAAGATCGATACCGGCACGAACCGGTTCGGCGTGGCGCGCGCGCAGGCCGCGGGCACGTTGCGGCGCTGCGCAGAGCTGGGTGTCGGCGTGGTCGGTCTCTACTCGCACCTCGCGAACGCCGAAGATTTGGACAAAGAATTCACGCTCGCGCAGCTGGCGGCGTTGAAGAAAGTTGCGGCAGAATACCCCGGGACGAAAGCACCGGCATTGCATATCGCGGCGTCGGCGGCGGCGATGATGTGGCCTGAGACACGGCTCGACATGGTGCGCTGCGGCATCGCGCTCTACGGCGAGTGGCCGTCGCCAGAAGTCCGCGCCGCCATGGCCGGCGATGCGCCTGCCTTCGCGCTGCGCCCAGCGCTGCGCTGGTTCGCACCGATCGCGCAGATCCGCGACGTCGGCAAGGGCGACAGCGTCGGATATGGATGCGCCTTTGTCCCCGAGCGCGACAGCCGCATCGCCGTCCTGCCGCTTGGTTATGCCGATGGTCTGCCGCGCGCAGCGGGTAACGGGCGCATGCGCGTGCGCATCGGCGAGGCACGAGCGCCGATCGTCGGCCGCGTCTGTATGAATGCCTGCATGCTGGACGTCAGCGACGTCCGCTCAAGTCCGGCGCGCCAAACTGTCGCCGAACTCGATATCGAGGATCTCGCGCGCGCTGCCGGCACGATCAACTATGAGATCCTCGCGCGCCTACCGGGGCATCTCGAACGCCGCTATCAAGGGCGAATCGCTACCTGA
- the groES gene encoding co-chaperone GroES, which produces MPATASKTELKPLGDRVVVESIEQASTSTGGVILPDTAKEKPQEGVIIAVGPGRRTDKGDVIPMELKVGDKVIYSKYSGSEIKIDGNEYLIVSEKDVLAIVKR; this is translated from the coding sequence GTGCCCGCAACCGCGTCCAAAACCGAACTCAAGCCGCTTGGCGACCGCGTGGTCGTCGAATCCATCGAGCAGGCGTCGACCAGCACCGGCGGCGTCATCCTGCCGGACACCGCCAAAGAAAAACCGCAAGAGGGCGTGATCATCGCCGTGGGTCCCGGCCGCAGAACCGACAAGGGAGACGTGATCCCGATGGAGCTCAAGGTCGGCGACAAAGTCATCTATTCGAAGTACTCGGGGTCCGAGATCAAGATCGACGGTAACGAGTACCTGATCGTCAGCGAGAAAGACGTTCTCGCAATCGTGAAACGTTAA
- the groL gene encoding chaperonin GroEL (60 kDa chaperone family; promotes refolding of misfolded polypeptides especially under stressful conditions; forms two stacked rings of heptamers to form a barrel-shaped 14mer; ends can be capped by GroES; misfolded proteins enter the barrel where they are refolded when GroES binds), with the protein MAAKELLFDESARRALERGVNALADAVKVTLGPKGRNVVLDKKFGSPTITNDGVTVAKEIELPNHFENMGAQLIKEVASKTNDIVGDGTTTATVLAQAIYREGLRNVAAGSDPLAIKRGIEKAVEKVVEALKKMKHPVETKEDIARVASISANDRAIGDIIAEAMEKVTKDGVITVEESRTTKTELELKEGMQFDKGYISPYMVTDPERMEATLTEPYILITERKISAIADILPLLEKVVQVQKPLLIIAEDVEGEALATLVVNKLRGTFTCVAVKAPGFGDRRKEMLKDIAILTGGTVISDELGLKLDKVTLNELGKARTVKITKEETTLVDGAGKKEEIKGRIEQIKRQIEDTDSDFDREKLQERLAKLSGGVAVIQVGAATETELKEKKHRMEDAVSTARSAVEEGMLPGGGAALVHALKVLEEAKGGNGQPSDEVVGTNIIRRALEEPLRQIAQNAGFEGSVVVQKVKTLGAAEGFDALTGAYGDMFKFGIVDPLKVTRSALENAASIAALLLTTETLITDKPEDKKGNGMPGGGGGGMGGYDMM; encoded by the coding sequence ATGGCTGCAAAGGAATTACTTTTCGACGAAAGCGCGCGCCGCGCTCTCGAGCGCGGTGTGAACGCACTCGCCGACGCCGTCAAGGTGACGCTCGGTCCCAAGGGCCGCAATGTCGTGCTTGACAAGAAATTCGGCTCGCCCACCATCACCAACGATGGCGTGACGGTGGCGAAGGAGATCGAACTACCCAACCACTTCGAGAACATGGGCGCACAGCTCATCAAAGAAGTCGCGTCCAAGACCAACGACATCGTCGGCGACGGCACGACCACCGCGACGGTGCTCGCGCAAGCGATCTACCGTGAAGGCCTGCGCAACGTCGCGGCGGGCTCCGATCCGCTCGCGATCAAACGCGGCATTGAGAAAGCGGTCGAGAAGGTCGTCGAGGCGCTCAAGAAGATGAAGCATCCGGTCGAGACCAAAGAGGACATCGCCCGCGTCGCCTCCATCTCGGCCAACGATCGCGCGATCGGCGACATCATCGCCGAGGCGATGGAGAAAGTCACCAAAGACGGCGTGATCACCGTCGAGGAATCGCGCACCACCAAGACCGAGCTCGAACTCAAAGAAGGCATGCAGTTCGACAAGGGCTACATCTCACCGTACATGGTCACTGATCCGGAACGCATGGAAGCGACGCTCACCGAGCCGTACATCCTCATCACCGAGCGCAAGATCTCTGCGATCGCAGACATCCTGCCGCTGCTCGAAAAAGTCGTGCAGGTGCAAAAACCGCTCTTGATCATCGCGGAAGACGTCGAAGGCGAAGCGCTTGCGACGCTCGTCGTCAACAAGCTGCGCGGCACGTTCACGTGCGTTGCGGTGAAGGCGCCGGGTTTCGGCGACCGCCGCAAAGAGATGCTCAAGGACATCGCGATCCTCACCGGCGGCACCGTGATCTCCGACGAACTCGGCCTCAAGCTCGACAAGGTCACGCTCAACGAGCTCGGCAAAGCGCGCACGGTCAAGATCACTAAAGAGGAGACCACGCTTGTCGACGGCGCCGGCAAGAAGGAAGAGATCAAGGGCCGTATCGAGCAGATCAAGCGCCAGATCGAAGACACCGATTCCGACTTCGATCGCGAAAAACTGCAGGAGCGGCTGGCCAAGCTCTCCGGCGGCGTCGCGGTCATCCAAGTCGGCGCGGCCACCGAGACCGAGCTCAAGGAAAAGAAGCACCGCATGGAAGACGCCGTCTCGACGGCGCGCTCTGCCGTGGAAGAAGGCATGCTGCCGGGTGGCGGCGCCGCGCTCGTCCACGCGTTAAAAGTGCTCGAGGAGGCCAAGGGCGGCAACGGCCAGCCATCCGATGAGGTGGTCGGCACGAACATCATCCGCCGCGCCCTCGAGGAGCCGCTGCGTCAGATCGCGCAAAACGCCGGCTTCGAAGGCTCGGTCGTCGTCCAGAAGGTCAAGACGCTAGGCGCCGCCGAGGGCTTCGATGCGCTGACCGGCGCTTATGGCGACATGTTCAAGTTCGGCATCGTGGACCCGCTCAAGGTCACACGCTCCGCGCTTGAAAACGCCGCGTCCATCGCAGCGCTGCTGCTCACCACCGAGACGCTCATCACCGATAAGCCCGAAGACAAGAAGGGCAACGGAATGCCGGGCGGCGGCGGGGGCGGCATGGGCGGCTACGACATGATGTAG
- a CDS encoding aldo/keto reductase yields the protein MTLRESTSWSRDGITFGDTNARASMRAHAFGPLEVLVPVIGQGTWQMHDRGAGAARATAALRLGIELGMTHIDTAEMYGDGRAEEIVADAIEAIPRERLFIVSKVLPQNATYRGTLRACEQSLRRLRSDYLDVYLLHWPSSHPIAETMRAMEELVDAGKIRALGVSNFDVDEMEGARQALRRHPLACNQVLYHLRERAVEHAVLPYCREHRIAHVAYSPLGQGDFPNARSAQGQVLERVAGRLGATARQVALAFLTRLDGMFAIPKAEAPEHVRENAGAGDVRLAATDVAEIDKVFPLPRADRPLPMN from the coding sequence ATGACCCTCCGCGAGAGCACTTCATGGAGCCGGGATGGTATCACCTTCGGCGACACGAATGCGCGCGCTTCTATGCGCGCCCACGCGTTTGGTCCCCTCGAAGTTCTTGTTCCGGTCATCGGTCAGGGGACGTGGCAGATGCACGACCGCGGCGCCGGTGCCGCCCGAGCGACGGCGGCGCTGCGGCTGGGCATCGAACTCGGCATGACGCACATCGACACAGCGGAGATGTACGGCGACGGCCGCGCGGAAGAGATCGTCGCCGATGCGATCGAGGCCATCCCCCGTGAACGGCTCTTCATCGTCTCGAAGGTGCTGCCGCAAAACGCCACCTATCGCGGCACCCTGCGGGCATGCGAACAGTCGCTGCGCCGGCTTCGAAGCGACTACCTCGACGTCTATCTGTTGCACTGGCCCTCGAGTCATCCGATCGCCGAGACGATGCGCGCGATGGAAGAACTCGTGGACGCGGGCAAGATCCGCGCGCTCGGGGTGAGCAATTTCGACGTCGACGAAATGGAAGGCGCGCGTCAAGCTCTTCGCCGCCACCCGCTGGCATGCAATCAAGTGCTCTACCATCTGCGCGAACGCGCCGTCGAGCACGCGGTCTTGCCGTACTGCCGGGAACATCGCATCGCGCACGTGGCGTACAGTCCGCTCGGCCAAGGCGATTTTCCGAACGCTCGCTCCGCCCAAGGTCAAGTGTTGGAACGCGTGGCGGGCCGTCTGGGCGCCACCGCGCGCCAAGTCGCGCTCGCCTTCCTCACTCGATTGGACGGCATGTTCGCGATCCCGAAGGCGGAAGCGCCGGAGCATGTCCGCGAGAACGCCGGCGCCGGCGACGTGCGATTGGCGGCGACGGATGTCGCCGAGATCGACAAGGTTTTTCCGCTGCCGCGCGCCGACCGTCCGCTGCCGATGAACTAG
- a CDS encoding peptide ABC transporter substrate-binding protein: MRAIALALLALTAAGCTKISSETPGAGAGNSWTIHRVLRVASRQEPDNLNPLFGTQVVDVDLSMLWAGYLFLWGDGNELVPELATEVPTLANGGVSADGLTITYHLRRGVKWQDGAPFDADDVIYTWHQMLNPDNFVVSRFGYDLIAGIDKRDAHTIVVHLKKRFAPFADTFFSSSSNHPDSILPKHLLSRFPSLNRVAYNNLPIGTGPFKIVSFEKGSHVTLVANPAYWRGAPKLAKIEYRIVGSDNTILTLMRTHEIDFYYRASEAQSPSLRAIPDTRVVLTPFTQFADIGINAGHPPLDDIRVRQALAYATDRRELIDKVSHGINMPGDTDQPPFFWAYDERTVKYGYDPRRAAQLLDAAGWRLGADGLRYKDGQPLRLTMVGYSGAATVNAAQVIIQHEWRQAGIDVGIKQYSSALLYATKANGGIEQTGRFDVAYEEWANGGDPDDSILVTCGMAPPAGWNIYHFCDNQLDAAENAALAEYDRSKRKAAYATVQEIMQRKLPFFIIWYVRRQDVVNTDFKNYRPAHAVSPFWNSWEWQI; this comes from the coding sequence ATGCGCGCTATCGCGCTGGCCTTGTTGGCGCTGACCGCGGCTGGCTGCACGAAGATCTCTTCCGAGACGCCGGGCGCCGGCGCCGGCAACTCGTGGACCATCCACCGAGTCTTGCGCGTGGCTTCGCGACAAGAACCCGACAACCTCAACCCGCTGTTCGGCACGCAAGTGGTCGACGTCGATCTATCGATGTTGTGGGCAGGCTACCTGTTCTTGTGGGGTGACGGCAACGAGTTGGTGCCCGAGCTCGCCACCGAAGTGCCGACCCTCGCCAACGGCGGCGTCAGCGCGGACGGATTGACCATCACGTACCATCTGCGTCGCGGCGTGAAGTGGCAGGATGGGGCGCCGTTTGACGCCGACGACGTCATTTATACCTGGCACCAGATGCTCAACCCGGACAATTTCGTGGTGAGCCGTTTCGGTTACGATCTCATCGCCGGCATCGACAAGCGCGACGCGCACACGATCGTCGTCCATCTCAAAAAAAGATTCGCCCCGTTTGCGGACACCTTTTTCAGCAGCTCCTCGAATCATCCGGATAGCATCTTGCCCAAACATCTGCTGAGCCGTTTTCCAAGCCTCAATCGCGTCGCATACAACAACCTGCCCATCGGCACCGGTCCGTTCAAGATCGTGTCCTTCGAAAAAGGCTCGCACGTGACGCTGGTCGCGAACCCTGCGTATTGGCGCGGGGCGCCGAAGCTCGCGAAGATCGAGTATCGCATCGTCGGAAGCGACAACACCATTCTCACGTTGATGCGCACGCACGAAATCGACTTCTACTATCGGGCGTCCGAGGCCCAAAGTCCGAGCTTGCGCGCGATCCCAGACACGCGCGTGGTGCTCACGCCGTTCACGCAATTCGCCGACATCGGCATCAACGCGGGGCACCCGCCGCTTGACGACATCCGGGTGCGCCAAGCGCTCGCGTACGCCACCGACCGGCGCGAACTCATCGACAAGGTCAGTCACGGCATCAACATGCCCGGCGACACGGATCAGCCGCCGTTTTTCTGGGCGTATGACGAGCGCACGGTCAAGTACGGCTACGACCCGCGGCGCGCGGCCCAGCTCCTCGATGCCGCGGGTTGGCGCCTTGGCGCAGACGGCCTGCGCTACAAGGACGGTCAGCCGCTGCGCTTGACGATGGTGGGCTATTCGGGCGCCGCCACGGTCAACGCCGCGCAAGTGATCATCCAGCACGAGTGGCGCCAAGCCGGCATCGACGTCGGCATCAAGCAGTATTCTTCGGCGCTGCTCTACGCCACCAAGGCCAACGGGGGTATCGAGCAGACCGGCAGATTCGACGTCGCATACGAAGAGTGGGCGAATGGAGGCGATCCGGACGACTCGATCTTGGTGACGTGCGGCATGGCTCCGCCGGCCGGCTGGAACATCTATCATTTCTGCGACAACCAGCTCGATGCGGCGGAGAACGCGGCGCTCGCCGAATACGATCGGAGCAAACGCAAGGCAGCCTATGCGACGGTGCAGGAGATCATGCAGCGCAAGCTGCCATTTTTCATCATCTGGTACGTGCGGCGACAAGACGTCGTCAACACTGATTTCAAAAACTATCGGCCCGCCCACGCGGTCAGCCCGTTCTGGAACTCCTGGGAGTGGCAGATCTAA
- a CDS encoding creatininase family protein, which produces MSSVKYRYGEMTWPEIKEAAAAGRVAVVPVATIEDHGLHLPVDTDVLLCTAVCERAAAFAPERIALVPPINHGYSPHHMDFPGTITIGAHTFIEYGLDVCRSLAHHGFKRMLIVNGHGSNAPFVDIIARLAVVEAGVLAAAVNYWSAPGVRQVAETLRESDKVGGMNHACEFETSAYLALRPDLVDMSKARRELAHRPTKNYWTDLVAGDGPLVMMEPWSAISETGVMGDPTKASAEKGDRLLAAAARGIVELVDEMRARPLAQRKDHH; this is translated from the coding sequence ATGAGTTCCGTGAAGTATCGCTACGGCGAAATGACTTGGCCTGAGATCAAAGAGGCGGCGGCAGCCGGGCGCGTCGCCGTCGTGCCGGTCGCGACGATCGAAGATCATGGGCTGCACCTGCCGGTCGACACCGATGTCTTGTTGTGCACCGCGGTATGCGAGCGAGCCGCTGCCTTCGCGCCCGAACGTATCGCCCTCGTGCCGCCGATCAACCACGGCTATAGCCCCCACCACATGGACTTCCCCGGAACTATCACGATCGGCGCTCACACGTTCATCGAGTACGGACTGGACGTGTGCCGCAGCCTGGCTCACCACGGTTTCAAGCGTATGCTGATCGTCAACGGTCATGGCAGCAATGCGCCGTTCGTGGACATCATCGCCCGCCTGGCGGTGGTGGAAGCCGGTGTCCTCGCGGCCGCCGTGAACTATTGGTCTGCGCCCGGCGTCCGGCAGGTCGCAGAAACGCTGCGCGAGTCGGACAAAGTCGGCGGCATGAACCATGCCTGCGAGTTCGAAACGTCGGCGTATCTCGCGCTTCGACCCGACCTCGTCGACATGAGCAAGGCCCGCCGCGAGCTCGCCCATCGGCCGACCAAGAACTACTGGACCGATCTCGTCGCCGGTGACGGTCCGCTCGTGATGATGGAACCATGGAGCGCGATCTCGGAGACGGGCGTCATGGGCGACCCGACCAAGGCGTCTGCGGAGAAAGGCGACCGTCTGCTGGCGGCTGCGGCCCGCGGCATCGTTGAACTCGTCGACGAGATGCGCGCCCGTCCGCTTGCGCAGCGCAAGGACCACCATTGA
- a CDS encoding GntR family transcriptional regulator, with the protein MPAIFTVDPRSGVPIYLQLVEQVKRSVALGVLTPGEQLPTVKQLAADLVVNPNTVARAYRELERDEVIDTSPGRGSFIAANGSVTTAKRAVADVAEKQIAQAVREAKSMGLTATELSDLFQRELKRWYPNTTTHSEEGKQS; encoded by the coding sequence ATGCCCGCAATTTTCACCGTCGACCCGCGCAGCGGAGTGCCCATCTACCTCCAACTTGTGGAGCAGGTGAAGCGTTCCGTTGCGCTCGGCGTCCTGACGCCGGGCGAGCAGCTCCCCACGGTCAAGCAGCTCGCAGCCGACCTCGTCGTCAATCCCAACACCGTCGCACGCGCTTACCGAGAACTCGAGCGCGACGAAGTCATCGACACAAGCCCGGGTCGCGGGTCGTTCATCGCCGCCAACGGCAGCGTGACGACGGCCAAGCGCGCCGTCGCCGACGTCGCGGAGAAGCAGATCGCGCAAGCGGTGCGCGAAGCCAAATCCATGGGCCTTACCGCAACGGAATTATCAGATTTGTTCCAGCGCGAACTCAAGCGCTGGTATCCGAACACCACCACCCACTCTGAAGAGGGCAAGCAATCATGA